Proteins co-encoded in one Sparus aurata chromosome 18, fSpaAur1.1, whole genome shotgun sequence genomic window:
- the spmap2l gene encoding testicular haploid expressed gene protein-like isoform X1, with the protein MVSGKQGIQPRFGPTNRILELAQHKTSKTVWATTPCVKLSWGNQQPIWPVSASALGAVPSPRIQYLSRHKRDFSAREDHRRMEEEAASFFRKTQRPSSRASQYEHIVRLSTPRTRSRSSQEAGPPHTTQCERNCPIWHVDPKLKTAVVTLRLLQLSNPKLNHPDFQSNRQSVESIASFAHKSAQISQQLVQLSLPRLKQSNICSDLGRPEETIWTLSKNVSHIRPNMTAAETMSRDGDLITSYTNFNSTSDVTVTPSLFDRLMIFP; encoded by the exons ATGGTGTCTGGAAAACAAG GGATTCAGCCCCGATTTGGTCCAACAAACAG AATCCTGGAGCTGGCGCAGCACAAAACTTCAAAAACAGTTTGGGCCACAACTCCTTG TGTGAAGCTGAGCTGGGGCAACCAGCAGCCAATATGGCCCGTCTCTGCTTCAGCGCTCGGAGCTGTTCCAAGCCCAAGAATCCAATACCTATCCAGGCACAAAAGAGACTTCTCAGCAAGGGAGGACCACCGGAG gatggaggaggaggcggcgagCTTCTTCAGGAAGACCCAGCGTCCTTCCTCCAGGGCGTCCCAGTACGAGCACATTGTCCGCCTTTCAACGCCCAGAACCAGGAGCCGCAGCTCCCAGGAAGCAGG GCCTCCTCACACAACTCAGTGTGAGAGGAACTGTCCCATCTGGCACGTTGACCCCAAACTGAAAACTGCTGTGGTCACACTGCGACTGCTGCAGCTCTCCAACCCCAAACTAAACCACCCAGACTTCCAGAGCAACAGACAG AGTGTTGAATCCATCGCCTCCTTTGCTCATAAGTCAGCTCAGATCTCTCAGCAACTGGTCCAGCTGTCACTGCCCAGACTGAAGCAGAGCAACATCTGCAGCGACCTCGGACGCCCAGAGGAAACCATCTGGACC CTCAGTAAAAACGTTTCCCACATCCGACCAAAtatgacagcagcagaaacaatgagCAGGGACGGCGACCTCATCACCAGCTACACAAACTTCAACAGCACGAGTGACGTCACAGTCACACCCTCACTGTTTGACCGACTGATGATCTTCCCCTAA
- the hopx gene encoding homeodomain-only protein — translation MATKALECLNLSEEQTKILEESFCKCSRHPDGTTLMLIAAECGLSEQETLEWFKHRNEQWRKAEGLPAKHGSVLD, via the exons ATGGCTACTAAAGCGCTGGAGTGTCTGAATCTGTCGGAGGAGCAGACTAAAATTCTGGAGGAGAGTTTCTGTAAATGCAGCAGGCATCCGGACGGGACGACGCTCATGCTGATCGCTGCGGAGTGCGGACTGTCAGAGCAGGAAACACTA GAATGGTTCAAGCATCGCAACGAACAGTGGAGGAAGGCGGAGGGTCTTCCAGCTAAACACGGATCAGTGTTGGACTGA
- the spmap2l gene encoding testicular haploid expressed gene protein-like isoform X2, translated as MVSGKQGIQPRFGPTNRILELAQHKTSKTVWATTPCVKLSWGNQQPIWPVSASALGAVPSPRIQYLSRHKRDFSAREDHRRMEEEAASFFRKTQRPSSRASQYEHIVRLSTPRTRSRSSQEAGPPHTTQCERNCPIWHVDPKLKTAVVTLRLLQLSNPKLNHPDFQSNRQSVESIASFAHKSAQISQQLVQLSLPRLKQSNICSDLGRPEETIWTVPRAAARATTSARIETLATPKQLSKDYIPPKEPEWSRGNVQSI; from the exons ATGGTGTCTGGAAAACAAG GGATTCAGCCCCGATTTGGTCCAACAAACAG AATCCTGGAGCTGGCGCAGCACAAAACTTCAAAAACAGTTTGGGCCACAACTCCTTG TGTGAAGCTGAGCTGGGGCAACCAGCAGCCAATATGGCCCGTCTCTGCTTCAGCGCTCGGAGCTGTTCCAAGCCCAAGAATCCAATACCTATCCAGGCACAAAAGAGACTTCTCAGCAAGGGAGGACCACCGGAG gatggaggaggaggcggcgagCTTCTTCAGGAAGACCCAGCGTCCTTCCTCCAGGGCGTCCCAGTACGAGCACATTGTCCGCCTTTCAACGCCCAGAACCAGGAGCCGCAGCTCCCAGGAAGCAGG GCCTCCTCACACAACTCAGTGTGAGAGGAACTGTCCCATCTGGCACGTTGACCCCAAACTGAAAACTGCTGTGGTCACACTGCGACTGCTGCAGCTCTCCAACCCCAAACTAAACCACCCAGACTTCCAGAGCAACAGACAG AGTGTTGAATCCATCGCCTCCTTTGCTCATAAGTCAGCTCAGATCTCTCAGCAACTGGTCCAGCTGTCACTGCCCAGACTGAAGCAGAGCAACATCTGCAGCGACCTCGGACGCCCAGAGGAAACCATCTGGACC GTTCCGAGGGCAGCGGCGAGAGCCACGACAAGCGCTCGTATTGAAACGCTGGCGACACCCAAACAGCTCTCCAAGGACTACATCCCTCCCAAAGAGCCAGAGTGGAGCCGAGGAAACGTCCAGTCCATCTGA
- the LOC115568474 gene encoding snRNA-activating protein complex subunit 1-like, with product MPRLAPVYSEFFYSPLTEDVEELLARFQQTDSVRYEQFSAIWREMGLSDVFLGIIRVAEMKRFVRIALATAVKYFLPPYSYQIRVGGLYLMFGFYHIQPTVPPVNIRLALRDWDQVQKFLKDSVDAGHQDVVYIYQKLVANKAIHYTAMPHFLTFQKQRKPKRETVCAEFLGRTTAVQELLTADTLEEVSNIQSCYEKMKEATVEVGSKVTMTHRDLTTSLETCVSEFITWQQKIFSQENKGRNSSDEDDEEERAEKESSSRAQLLASIKQKSYRGCPEASKSRRHRQAQVVESSSSGPEQVQEAAPQKKKPPSLRARTWESLGRMKEESTLQSWLLSAPEQGHRSLLKRMNQVAPLKPA from the coding sequence ATGCCTCGTTTGGCGCCTGTTTACTCTGAATTCTTCTACAGTCCTCTGACGGAAGATGTGGAGGAGCTACTGGCTCGTTTCCAGCAGACTGACTCAGTCAGGTATGAGCAGTTTTCCGCCATTTGGAGGGAGATGGGCCTCTCGGATGTGTTTTTAGGAATCATCCGTGTGGCTGAAATGAAGAGATTCGTCAGAATAGCATTGGCCACAGCTGTAAAGTACTTCCTGCCTCCATACAGCTACCAGATCAGAGTGGGAGGCTTGTATCTGATGTTTGGTTTTTACCACATCCAACCTACTGTTCCACCTGTGAATATCAGACTCGCTCTGAGGGACTGGGATCAGGTTCAGAAGTTTCTAAAGGACTCTGTGGATGCTGGACATCAGGATGTTGTTTACATATATCAGAAGCTTGTCGCAAACAAAGCCATACACTACACCGCCATGCCACATTTCCTCACCTTCCAGAAGCAGAGGAAACCaaagagagagactgtgtgCGCAGAGTTTCTTGGGAGGACCACAGCTGTCCAAGAGCTCTTGACTGCGGAcaccctggaggaggtgagTAACATCCAGAGCTGCTACGAGAAGATGAAGGAGGCTACGGTGGAGGTCGGCTCCAAGGTCACCATGACCCATCGAGACTTAACCACCAGCCTGGAGACGTGCGTGTCAGAGTTCATCACCTGGCAGCAGAAGATTTTCTCACAGGAGAACAAAGGCAGGAACtccagtgatgaagatgatgaggaggagcgAGCTGAgaaagagtccagcagcagGGCCCAGCTCCTGGCCTCCATCAAGCAGAAGAGCTACAGAGGCTGCCCGGAGGCTTCCAAGTCCAGAAGGCACCGACAGGCCCAGGTGGTGGAGTCGTCCAGCTCGGGGCCGGAGCAGGTCCAGGAGGCagcaccacagaagaagaagcctcCCTCGCTGCGGGCTCGGACCTGGGAGAGTCtggggaggatgaaggaggagagcACGCTCCAGTCCTGGCTCCTGAGTGCTCCTGAGCAGGGACACAGGTCTCTACTAAAAAGGATGAACCAGGTCGCCCCTCTCAAACCAGCATag
- the arl9 gene encoding ADP-ribosylation factor-like protein 9: protein MFGVREAGVLGASVALAAGVAYLIWNYASSSGEKKLEVPPSQDGTSAREDGEERRETAEEESVVVAAAPVVAAAAQKASESGPVQSAGTQVLVLGLDGAGKTSLLNCLATGSLEDDMQPTQGFHAVSINRDDLHIEFLEIGGKEELRPYWQKYMSKALLLVFVVDSSNPQLFPVAKRHLHELLVSDPCLPLMVLANKQDLPGACSITDLHDGLSLSEVGDRKLFLIGTYMRKGEAELSSGVQDARDLITQMVSVGR, encoded by the exons ATGTTCGGTGTGAGGGAAGCCGGTGTCCTCGGTGCCTCCGTCGCTCTGGCGGCGGGGGTCGCATACCTTATCTGGAACTACGCGTCCTCCTCCGGGGAGAAGAAGCTCGAAGTACCGCCGTCTCAAGACGGTACAAGTGCgagagaggacggagaggagagaagagagacagcagaagaagaaagtgtCGTGGTCGCTGCTGCGCCGGTtgtagctgctgcagctcagaaaGCATCAGAG tCCGGGCCTGTACAGTCAGCTGGGACccaggttctggttctgggtCTGGATGGAGCCGGCAAGACCAGCCTGCTTAACTGTCTGGCCACCGGCAGCCTGGAGGATGACATGCAGCCGACGCAGGGCTTCCACGCTGTCTCCATCAACCGAGACGACCTGCACATCGAGTTCCTAGAGA ttgGAGGTAAAGAGGAGCTGCGGCCGTACTGGCAGAAGTACATGTCCAAGGCTcttctgctggtgtttgtggtcgACTCCTCCAACCCACAGCTTTTCCCCGTCGCTAAGAGACATTTACACGAGCTGCTGGTCTCTGACCCCTGCCTGCCTTTAATGGTTCTGGCCAACAAACAG GACCTTCCAGGagcctgcagcatcactgaccTCCACGACGGTCTGTCTCTGTCCGAGGTTGGAGACCGCAAATTGTTCCTCATTGGCACATATATGAGGAAAGGAGAGGCTGAGCTCAGCTCAGGTGTTCAAGACGCTCGAGACCTGATTACCCAGATGGTTTCTGTTGGCAGATAA